From the Carboxydocella sporoproducens DSM 16521 genome, one window contains:
- the mutM gene encoding DNA-formamidopyrimidine glycosylase: MPELPEVETVRRSLSPLVCGQEIRAVEVLHPGVIKGVLNARAFVTNLMGRRFVEIRRRGKYLLFLLDDGQVLLIHLRMTGRLVLAEAEAPLLPHTHLIWHLSSGQQLRFSDVRRFGEVRLCRQEQLEIEPGLARLGPEPLEQEWTVATLAAAVRGKKAPIKNILLNQEIVAGLGNIYADEALYRAGIKPDRPGQSLSQEEIERLWLAVRQVLAEGIENRGTSFSDYVDGLGQKGQMQTRLKVYGRSGSPCHSCGTILEKMRLAGRSTVYCPVCQQ; encoded by the coding sequence ATGCCGGAATTGCCGGAAGTGGAGACAGTGCGACGCAGCCTTTCCCCTCTTGTGTGTGGCCAGGAAATCAGAGCAGTAGAGGTATTGCATCCGGGGGTAATCAAAGGGGTGCTGAATGCCCGGGCCTTCGTTACAAACCTGATGGGACGGCGTTTTGTGGAAATCCGGCGGCGGGGCAAATATCTGCTTTTTTTGCTGGATGATGGGCAGGTACTGCTGATCCATTTGCGCATGACCGGCCGACTGGTGCTGGCAGAGGCGGAGGCGCCTTTGTTGCCCCATACCCATCTGATCTGGCACCTGTCCAGCGGTCAACAGCTGCGTTTCAGTGATGTGCGCCGCTTTGGTGAGGTGCGGCTTTGCCGCCAGGAGCAACTGGAGATAGAGCCAGGGTTGGCCCGGCTGGGACCAGAGCCTCTGGAGCAGGAATGGACAGTGGCAACACTGGCGGCAGCTGTACGGGGGAAAAAAGCTCCCATCAAGAATATTTTGCTGAACCAGGAAATAGTGGCCGGGCTGGGCAATATTTATGCCGATGAGGCTCTCTACCGGGCAGGTATCAAGCCGGATCGGCCTGGTCAATCTTTGAGCCAGGAGGAGATCGAGCGCCTCTGGCTGGCAGTACGTCAGGTTCTGGCCGAAGGGATAGAAAACCGGGGCACTTCTTTCAGTGATTATGTGGATGGGCTGGGCCAGAAAGGCCAGATGCAGACAAGGCTGAAGGTCTATGGTCGCAGCGGTTCACCCTGCCACAGCTGTGGCACTATCCTGGAGAAAATGCGCCTGGCGGGCAGGAGCACCGTTTACTGTCCTGTCTGCCAGCAGTAA
- the coaE gene encoding dephospho-CoA kinase (Dephospho-CoA kinase (CoaE) performs the final step in coenzyme A biosynthesis.): MRVIGLTGGLASGKSTVSSYLKEKGAEILDADLIARELMAPGQPAWLEVVRYFGRDVLNEDGSINRQVLAERVFTRSEDLALLNAITHPLVRQEIVRRLNELNNRPTPPPVAVVDAPLLIEAGLTDLVEEVWLVAVEPKIQIERAVARGMAAEEAQRRLAAQWPLDKKMVYATRVIDNNGSREEMKKQVDELWLQLL; the protein is encoded by the coding sequence GTGCGGGTAATCGGTCTGACCGGCGGTTTGGCCAGTGGCAAGTCCACGGTTTCGTCTTATTTAAAAGAAAAAGGGGCAGAAATCCTGGATGCGGATTTGATTGCCCGGGAACTGATGGCTCCAGGCCAGCCGGCCTGGCTGGAAGTAGTGCGCTATTTCGGCCGGGATGTACTCAATGAAGATGGGTCTATTAACCGGCAGGTGCTGGCGGAGAGAGTCTTTACCCGTTCGGAAGACCTGGCTCTGTTAAATGCCATCACTCATCCCCTGGTCAGACAGGAGATAGTGCGCCGCCTGAATGAGCTGAACAACCGTCCTACCCCACCTCCGGTAGCGGTGGTGGATGCACCTCTGTTAATTGAAGCGGGTTTGACCGACCTGGTGGAAGAGGTCTGGCTGGTGGCGGTAGAGCCGAAAATTCAGATTGAGCGGGCGGTGGCCCGGGGTATGGCAGCTGAGGAAGCGCAAAGAAGGCTGGCTGCCCAGTGGCCTCTGGACAAAAAAATGGTATATGCTACCAGGGTTATTGATAATAATGGAAGCAGAGAAGAGATGAAAAAGCAAGTGGATGAATTATGGCTCCAGCTGCTTTAA
- a CDS encoding MFS transporter, with translation MKKIWGLPRNVFILGWVSFFNDLSSEIVIRTLPLFLSNILGVKTSVIGLIEGIADTTATLLKFLAGYLSDRIRRRKPWVVAGYLIPALSRPFLYFASSWLWVLGIRFLDRVGKGIRTAPRDALIADSVAPEERGQAFGFHRAIDPFGAVLGATLAALLVYWSQQGQVQLTLTGYRYLVLAAIIPVFIGTILLIFFVKEVEPKAEKSALKQGLDWSLSGFDWRFKVFLLINILFTLGNSSDAFLLLRAQNVGLSVVQIFFLLALFNLLTTAVAWPAGKLSDRIPRIYLIVGGWLVYAVVYLGFAIADSSWQVWFFYALYGVYYGATEGVAKALVADLVPAEKRGTAYGLYNFSLGISLLPASLLAGWLWQWAGPAAPFYFGSGLALLATAGLWYVFR, from the coding sequence TTGAAGAAAATCTGGGGACTGCCGCGGAATGTTTTCATACTGGGCTGGGTCAGTTTTTTCAATGACCTCTCCAGTGAGATTGTGATTCGTACCCTGCCCTTGTTTCTCAGCAATATCCTGGGGGTAAAGACTTCGGTTATTGGCTTGATTGAAGGGATAGCCGATACTACAGCTACCCTGCTGAAATTTCTGGCCGGCTATTTATCTGACCGGATTCGGCGCCGTAAACCATGGGTGGTAGCCGGTTATCTGATTCCGGCCCTTTCCCGGCCTTTTCTCTATTTTGCCAGTAGCTGGCTCTGGGTGCTGGGCATTCGCTTTCTGGACAGGGTGGGCAAAGGGATTCGCACCGCCCCCCGGGATGCGCTCATCGCTGATTCGGTGGCTCCGGAAGAGCGGGGGCAGGCTTTCGGTTTTCACCGGGCCATTGACCCCTTCGGAGCGGTGCTAGGAGCTACCCTGGCTGCCTTGCTGGTTTACTGGTCCCAGCAGGGGCAAGTACAACTAACGTTAACAGGCTATCGCTATCTGGTGCTGGCGGCGATCATTCCGGTATTTATAGGTACTATACTGCTGATTTTTTTTGTTAAGGAAGTGGAGCCGAAAGCGGAAAAATCAGCACTGAAGCAGGGATTGGACTGGTCTTTATCCGGGTTTGACTGGCGCTTTAAGGTATTTTTGCTGATTAATATTCTGTTTACCCTGGGTAATTCCAGTGACGCTTTCTTGCTGTTAAGAGCCCAGAACGTCGGTTTATCGGTGGTGCAGATATTCTTTCTGCTGGCTCTCTTTAATTTACTCACGACAGCAGTAGCGTGGCCCGCCGGTAAACTCTCTGACCGCATTCCACGGATTTATCTGATTGTTGGGGGCTGGCTGGTGTATGCTGTTGTCTATCTTGGTTTCGCCATAGCTGATAGCAGCTGGCAGGTCTGGTTTTTCTATGCCCTTTATGGAGTCTATTATGGCGCCACTGAAGGGGTGGCCAAGGCCCTGGTGGCGGACCTGGTTCCGGCGGAAAAGCGGGGGACAGCCTATGGCCTCTATAATTTCAGTCTGGGTATCAGTCTGCTGCCTGCCAGTCTGCTGGCGGGCTGGTTATGGCAATGGGCTGGTCCGGCTGCTCCCTTTTATTTTGGGTCCGGACTGGCATTGCTGGCAACAGCTGGTTTGTGGTATGTTTTTCGTTAA
- a CDS encoding Lrp/AsnC family transcriptional regulator produces the protein MKGQGEIDALDREIIKLLQEDGRKPYTEMAQRLGVSEGTVRSRVNRMVEEGIIEIVVHANPGRVGLHTQAIIGLTTQLGMTEEVAQQLIPFKEVRFIAVSSGAYDLIIQVYVENNERLLEFVHQKLARIPGIVRADVSIELKVYKDTFDFV, from the coding sequence ATGAAAGGCCAGGGAGAAATTGACGCACTTGACCGTGAGATTATCAAACTGCTCCAGGAAGATGGGCGCAAGCCCTACACAGAAATGGCGCAACGCCTGGGAGTGAGCGAAGGGACGGTGAGAAGCCGGGTCAACCGCATGGTGGAGGAAGGGATTATAGAAATTGTTGTCCATGCCAATCCTGGCCGGGTAGGGTTACATACCCAGGCTATTATCGGCCTTACTACCCAGTTAGGGATGACCGAAGAGGTAGCCCAGCAGCTGATACCTTTCAAGGAGGTTCGCTTTATCGCTGTCTCCTCGGGGGCCTATGACCTGATTATCCAGGTTTACGTGGAGAACAATGAAAGGCTCCTGGAATTTGTCCACCAGAAGCTGGCCAGGATTCCCGGAATTGTCAGGGCGGATGTGTCGATTGAACTCAAAGTCTACAAAGACACCTTTGATTTTGTGTAG
- a CDS encoding RNA polymerase sigma factor — translation MELAELLARSQKGDKEAFARLAEHYQPYVWRVAWRLMGNREDAEDLAQEIWLKVFLQLPGFKGEAAFTTWLYRVAANTCKDALRRRSRQQETAWEEEIAVTVREDIEGELEVQQLLNQLPPEQRLILIYRDVQGFSYEEIAAILRINPGTVKSRLARARQNLRQLWLSARERGREL, via the coding sequence ATGGAACTGGCAGAACTGCTGGCCCGCAGTCAAAAAGGGGATAAAGAGGCATTTGCCCGCCTGGCGGAACATTACCAGCCCTATGTCTGGCGCGTCGCCTGGCGTTTGATGGGGAACAGAGAGGATGCGGAAGATCTGGCCCAGGAGATCTGGCTGAAAGTCTTTTTACAATTACCGGGTTTCAAGGGGGAAGCGGCTTTTACTACCTGGCTCTATCGCGTGGCTGCCAATACCTGCAAAGATGCCCTTCGCCGGCGTTCCCGCCAGCAGGAAACAGCCTGGGAGGAAGAGATTGCTGTGACGGTCAGGGAGGACATCGAGGGGGAGCTGGAGGTCCAGCAGCTGTTAAATCAGCTGCCGCCAGAACAGCGCCTGATTTTGATTTACCGGGATGTACAGGGTTTCAGTTATGAGGAAATTGCCGCTATCCTGAGGATTAATCCGGGGACAGTCAAATCCCGTCTGGCCCGGGCCCGGCAGAATTTGCGCCAGCTCTGGCTGTCTGCCAGGGAAAGGGGGAGGGAACTATGA
- a CDS encoding DMT family transporter, producing the protein MDKKWQGLLATVISAMGFGSMAIFVKIAYQHGADPYSLLALRFLAACGVLWPLLVWKYPGQWRLGPVQTVRFALQGWLGYGITAIGYFSSLQYIPAGLTALILYLYPALIALLAWFFGLERPSFWQWSGIALSFLGCALVLNPFAGGFSATEWRGIGLALLAPGAYALFGILGQKNVEAKPPVVVTAWICLACALLFNALAPPWRWWPAFDSIGLLAGLAIGVVSTAMAILGYLYGIEKLGASRAALISSFEPAFTVLLAAFVLGENLNLKDWFGLLAILTGVMLGQWKKERAAATAAQS; encoded by the coding sequence ATGGACAAAAAATGGCAGGGACTGCTGGCAACTGTCATTTCGGCCATGGGCTTCGGCTCCATGGCCATTTTCGTTAAAATTGCCTATCAGCACGGGGCTGATCCCTACAGTTTGCTGGCTTTGCGCTTTCTGGCGGCCTGCGGGGTCCTCTGGCCTCTGCTGGTCTGGAAATATCCCGGCCAGTGGCGACTTGGACCGGTCCAAACCGTGCGTTTTGCTTTACAGGGCTGGCTGGGCTATGGGATTACGGCCATAGGATATTTCTCATCCTTGCAATATATACCGGCGGGGCTCACCGCTTTGATCCTTTATCTCTACCCCGCTTTGATTGCGTTGCTGGCCTGGTTTTTTGGCCTGGAGCGGCCTTCTTTCTGGCAATGGAGCGGAATAGCTTTGTCCTTTCTGGGTTGTGCCCTGGTGCTTAATCCTTTTGCGGGCGGGTTCAGCGCTACAGAGTGGCGAGGGATAGGTCTGGCTTTGCTGGCTCCAGGGGCTTATGCCCTGTTCGGGATACTGGGGCAGAAAAATGTTGAGGCGAAACCGCCAGTGGTTGTGACTGCCTGGATTTGCCTTGCCTGTGCCCTTTTGTTTAACGCGCTGGCCCCGCCCTGGCGCTGGTGGCCTGCTTTTGACAGTATAGGGTTGCTCGCCGGGCTTGCTATTGGAGTAGTTTCCACTGCTATGGCTATCCTGGGTTATCTCTACGGGATTGAAAAACTGGGGGCGAGCCGAGCAGCCTTGATCAGCAGTTTTGAGCCTGCCTTTACTGTCCTGCTGGCCGCATTTGTCCTGGGAGAGAATTTAAACCTGAAGGACTGGTTTGGACTACTGGCCATTCTAACCGGGGTAATGCTGGGACAATGGAAAAAAGAAAGAGCAGCCGCAACGGCTGCTCAATCTTAA
- the polA gene encoding DNA polymerase I, giving the protein MKKLLLIDGNSLVHRAYWALPPLTTGSGVPTNAVFGFLNMLLKLLEEEKPDLVAVAFDAGRPQYRLELYPEYKGHRPKTPDDLRPQFPLVKEVLEALRIARCELEGYEGDDIIGTLVERARTEGGIRSLIVTGDKDSLQLIDEQTEVLLCRKGISDLERYNFENLTEKTGLQPAQMLDLKGLMGDSSDNIPGVPGVGEKTALKLLQQYGSLENLYQNIGEIAGKLKEKLLQGRELAFMSRDLARIRRDVPLAFSWEELRRRQPDYPRLQEMLTKLEFKTLLKRFGDTTSAEIEVRAEEPAVVPGSEADWQRLLAGAREAGYLVVGYNPYGSGDARFKIEEFWLAAEQGELAFPLTRERVQTLVGLGLPVITYDVKTLNWGLSNALGQAVWLNPAGDLLLARYLLDPGKKQEPPAGSLLKAWEQAREQLEARDLTHLLTEVEQPLAELLFRMERTGIRVDAGELEQMGQELQAAIQRLTGEIYQLAGEEFNLNSPKQLGEILFNKLGLPVLKKTKTGFSTSAEVLEELALHHPIVEKILEYRQLAKLQSTYIAGLQQLLGADGLIHTTFNQAVTATGRLSSTEPNLQNIPVRLELGRRIRKAFRPLEPGHKLLSADYSQIELRILAHFSGDPELVAAFRHGEDIHTKTASQVFGVPREAVTREMRRAAKAVNFGIVYGLSDFGLARDLKISRTEARAYIESYFRQYPGVKDYINQTIARAKEQGYVTTLLGRRRYLPDLFSSNRNVRAFGERTAVNTPIQGTAADIMKVAMLKADAALKRTGLKARMLLQVHDELIFDVPAEEVREVARVLREAMDTAVQLTVPLEVEVKAGDNWYDMSQLEV; this is encoded by the coding sequence ATGAAAAAACTGCTGTTAATTGACGGCAATAGTCTGGTACATAGAGCTTACTGGGCCTTGCCTCCCCTGACTACCGGTTCGGGGGTACCCACCAATGCCGTCTTTGGTTTTCTTAACATGCTTTTAAAATTGCTGGAAGAGGAAAAACCTGACCTGGTGGCAGTAGCTTTTGATGCCGGGCGTCCTCAGTACCGGCTGGAGCTGTATCCGGAGTACAAGGGACACCGGCCCAAAACTCCTGATGACCTGCGGCCCCAGTTTCCCCTGGTCAAGGAAGTGCTGGAGGCTCTGCGCATAGCCCGCTGTGAGCTGGAGGGCTATGAAGGAGATGATATCATCGGCACCCTGGTGGAAAGGGCCAGGACAGAAGGGGGAATCAGGAGTCTAATTGTCACCGGGGATAAGGATAGTTTACAGCTGATCGATGAACAGACGGAAGTTTTGCTGTGCCGGAAAGGCATCAGTGATCTGGAGCGGTATAATTTTGAGAATTTAACGGAAAAGACGGGACTGCAACCGGCTCAGATGCTGGATTTGAAGGGGCTGATGGGGGACAGTTCTGACAATATTCCCGGTGTACCGGGGGTAGGGGAAAAAACCGCCCTCAAACTGTTACAGCAATATGGCAGCCTGGAGAACCTTTATCAGAACATAGGGGAGATTGCCGGGAAACTGAAGGAAAAGCTGCTCCAGGGTCGGGAATTGGCTTTTATGAGCCGCGACCTGGCCCGGATACGCCGGGATGTACCTCTGGCTTTCAGCTGGGAGGAACTCAGGCGCCGGCAGCCTGATTATCCCCGTTTGCAGGAAATGCTGACCAAACTGGAGTTTAAAACCCTGCTCAAACGGTTCGGAGATACAACCAGTGCTGAAATTGAGGTGAGGGCAGAGGAACCAGCGGTAGTTCCTGGCAGTGAAGCAGACTGGCAGCGTTTGCTGGCCGGAGCCCGGGAGGCAGGATACCTGGTTGTGGGATATAACCCTTATGGCAGTGGCGATGCCAGATTTAAAATCGAAGAGTTCTGGCTGGCAGCGGAACAGGGAGAGCTGGCTTTTCCTCTGACCCGGGAGCGGGTTCAAACGCTGGTCGGGCTGGGTTTGCCCGTAATTACTTATGATGTAAAAACCCTGAACTGGGGTCTAAGCAATGCTCTGGGGCAGGCGGTCTGGTTGAATCCAGCAGGAGATTTACTGCTGGCCCGATATTTACTGGATCCGGGCAAGAAACAGGAACCACCGGCCGGTTCACTGCTAAAAGCCTGGGAACAGGCCCGGGAACAGTTAGAAGCCAGGGATTTAACCCATTTATTGACTGAGGTGGAACAGCCCCTGGCTGAGCTGCTGTTCCGCATGGAACGGACTGGAATAAGGGTTGATGCCGGGGAGCTGGAACAGATGGGCCAGGAGCTGCAGGCAGCGATCCAGCGCTTGACCGGGGAAATTTACCAGCTGGCGGGGGAGGAGTTTAACCTTAATTCTCCCAAACAGCTGGGGGAAATTCTCTTTAATAAACTGGGTTTACCGGTGCTAAAGAAAACCAAGACCGGTTTTTCCACCAGTGCCGAAGTGCTGGAAGAACTGGCTCTGCATCATCCTATCGTGGAAAAAATCCTGGAGTACCGGCAGCTGGCCAAACTGCAGTCTACCTATATAGCCGGCTTACAACAGTTACTGGGGGCTGATGGGTTGATCCATACTACTTTTAATCAAGCCGTTACTGCGACCGGACGGTTAAGCAGCACCGAACCCAATTTGCAGAATATTCCGGTGCGGCTGGAACTGGGCCGCCGCATCCGCAAGGCCTTTCGGCCCCTGGAACCGGGACATAAATTGCTTTCTGCCGACTATTCCCAGATCGAGCTGCGCATTCTGGCTCATTTCAGTGGGGATCCGGAGCTGGTGGCAGCATTCCGGCATGGGGAAGACATTCATACCAAAACCGCCAGCCAGGTCTTTGGCGTACCGCGGGAAGCGGTAACCAGGGAAATGCGGCGGGCGGCCAAAGCGGTCAATTTTGGGATTGTCTACGGGCTCAGTGACTTCGGTTTGGCCCGGGATCTGAAAATCAGCCGGACGGAAGCCAGGGCCTATATCGAAAGCTATTTTCGCCAGTATCCCGGGGTTAAGGACTATATTAACCAGACCATAGCCCGGGCCAAAGAGCAAGGCTATGTCACTACTCTGCTGGGACGCCGCCGCTATTTGCCAGATCTGTTCAGCAGTAACCGGAATGTCCGGGCTTTTGGCGAGAGGACAGCAGTGAATACCCCGATTCAGGGGACAGCGGCGGATATTATGAAAGTGGCGATGCTGAAAGCCGATGCGGCCCTGAAAAGAACCGGGCTCAAGGCCAGAATGCTGCTGCAGGTCCACGATGAACTGATTTTTGATGTACCGGCGGAAGAAGTCCGGGAAGTAGCCCGGGTTCTCAGGGAAGCAATGGACACAGCAGTACAGCTGACAGTGCCCCTGGAAGTGGAAGTTAAGGCCGGAGATAACTGGTATGATATGAGTCAGCTGGAGGTGTAA
- the ytaF gene encoding sporulation membrane protein YtaF has translation MNLLVGILFAVALSLDGLAAGMAYGLRQIRVPWYSLLIISLASSATLALSLLGGKGLYRFLPAVWAEKIGGLILIGVGIWIFAQRLGSAEERGEKEEATLVKFRIPGLGLIIQILREPQQADLDRSGVISPVEALWLGVALALDAFAAGIGLGLTDASMWEIPLLVGVTTFIMVGGGLKLGQVCSRLASSRWAAILPGMILVVLGINKLR, from the coding sequence TTGAATTTACTGGTCGGTATTTTATTCGCGGTTGCGTTGAGTCTGGATGGACTGGCTGCGGGGATGGCTTATGGTTTACGGCAGATCAGGGTGCCCTGGTATTCTCTCCTGATCATCAGCCTGGCGTCTTCCGCTACTCTGGCCCTGTCCCTGCTGGGCGGAAAGGGATTGTACCGCTTTTTGCCTGCGGTCTGGGCGGAAAAGATAGGCGGCCTGATTCTGATCGGGGTGGGGATCTGGATTTTTGCCCAGAGGCTGGGCTCCGCTGAAGAAAGGGGAGAAAAAGAGGAGGCTACCCTGGTCAAATTTCGCATTCCCGGTCTGGGTTTAATTATCCAGATTTTGCGGGAGCCCCAGCAGGCGGACCTGGATCGCTCGGGAGTCATTTCACCAGTAGAAGCCCTCTGGCTGGGGGTGGCCCTGGCGCTGGATGCCTTTGCCGCTGGAATTGGCCTGGGCCTAACCGATGCCAGTATGTGGGAAATACCCCTGCTGGTGGGGGTAACCACATTTATTATGGTGGGAGGAGGCTTGAAACTGGGACAGGTTTGCAGTCGGCTAGCTTCTTCCCGCTGGGCAGCAATTTTACCGGGAATGATTTTAGTGGTATTGGGGATAAATAAATTGAGATGA
- a CDS encoding DUF4349 domain-containing protein, which produces MTCERVKKLLSPFLDGMLTEKERMAVEEHLATCTACQQEKEELQRLQKLLATEPEQTPGPDFQQRLKTRLARQPLGAGHWWLRLSKGKIVTGVASLVAALLLVTVVSFSLWPGVRALLNQENVYHSYADPTLTAKSMAGAPMKESGSPPASSSTVERKLIVTATLEIAVKDVQASFERLQARAGQFGGYVENAFLQGNQEREDQVQSASVTVRLPVAKLDSFLAGLGKEGRILTSQRSSQDVTLQYTDLEARLNNLKVQEKRLLELYQKATKVEDILRLEEQVGRVRGEIDSLTAQLKVMNNQVEFATITVNLQKDQAAGIGVDGEGFWAQLQLAFWEGTNQLVQDAWQVLLSLVYNFWRLLLAGGILGLAIFWLKRKLKN; this is translated from the coding sequence ATGACCTGTGAACGCGTGAAAAAACTGCTGTCTCCTTTCCTGGATGGGATGCTGACAGAAAAGGAAAGAATGGCAGTGGAGGAGCATCTGGCTACCTGTACCGCCTGTCAGCAGGAAAAAGAGGAGCTGCAGCGCTTGCAGAAACTGCTGGCGACTGAACCGGAGCAAACACCGGGTCCTGATTTCCAGCAGAGACTCAAAACAAGGCTGGCCCGCCAGCCTTTAGGTGCCGGGCACTGGTGGCTGCGGTTGAGCAAGGGCAAAATCGTTACTGGTGTAGCCAGTCTGGTGGCAGCTTTGCTGCTGGTGACTGTGGTCAGCTTTAGCCTCTGGCCTGGTGTTCGGGCCTTACTAAATCAAGAGAACGTTTATCATTCATATGCAGACCCAACTTTGACGGCTAAGAGTATGGCAGGGGCCCCAATGAAAGAATCGGGCAGTCCTCCTGCCTCCTCGAGTACAGTTGAGCGCAAATTGATTGTGACCGCTACTCTGGAAATCGCCGTAAAAGATGTGCAGGCCAGTTTCGAGCGCCTGCAAGCCAGAGCGGGACAATTTGGAGGCTATGTGGAAAATGCTTTTCTCCAGGGTAACCAGGAGAGGGAGGACCAGGTGCAGTCGGCCAGTGTTACGGTGCGTTTGCCAGTTGCCAAACTGGACAGCTTCCTGGCCGGTCTGGGTAAGGAAGGCCGCATCCTTACCAGCCAGCGCAGCAGCCAGGATGTTACCCTGCAGTACACGGACCTGGAAGCAAGGCTGAACAATCTTAAGGTCCAGGAAAAAAGGCTGCTGGAACTGTATCAGAAAGCCACCAAAGTGGAGGATATCCTGCGCCTGGAGGAGCAGGTGGGCCGGGTGCGGGGTGAGATTGACAGTCTGACGGCCCAGCTAAAAGTAATGAACAACCAGGTGGAATTTGCCACTATTACTGTTAATCTGCAAAAAGACCAGGCGGCCGGAATCGGTGTAGATGGGGAAGGATTCTGGGCCCAGCTGCAACTGGCCTTCTGGGAGGGGACCAATCAGCTGGTTCAGGATGCCTGGCAAGTGCTTCTGAGCCTGGTCTATAACTTCTGGCGCTTGCTCCTGGCCGGTGGAATTCTGGGGCTGGCCATCTTCTGGCTCAAGCGCAAACTGAAAAATTAG
- a CDS encoding lytic transglycosylase domain-containing protein, whose protein sequence is MFLLILIIGQSRALWKWLYPFPYQEVIYREAERYHLDPLLVAAVIHTESKFNPRARSEKGAIGLMQLMPETARWAASQLQLGSVKEEDLLRPELNIKLGCWYINQLAREFNGDMIIVLAAYNGGSGNVRKWLEKEKWSGQHSTIDDIPFPETRAYVKKTLRAYEIYQILYAQK, encoded by the coding sequence TTGTTTTTGCTGATACTCATTATCGGGCAGAGCCGGGCCCTGTGGAAATGGCTCTACCCCTTTCCCTATCAGGAGGTGATCTACCGGGAGGCGGAACGCTATCATCTGGATCCCTTACTGGTGGCAGCGGTAATTCATACGGAAAGCAAATTTAATCCCCGGGCCCGTTCGGAAAAAGGGGCCATTGGCTTAATGCAGCTGATGCCGGAAACTGCCCGCTGGGCGGCTTCACAACTGCAACTGGGGTCGGTAAAAGAGGAGGATTTGTTAAGGCCGGAGCTTAATATCAAGCTGGGATGCTGGTACATAAATCAGCTGGCCCGGGAGTTTAATGGTGACATGATAATCGTCCTGGCTGCCTATAATGGTGGCAGTGGCAATGTGCGGAAATGGCTGGAAAAAGAGAAATGGAGCGGACAGCATTCCACCATCGATGACATTCCTTTTCCGGAAACCAGAGCATATGTTAAAAAAACCCTGCGAGCTTATGAAATTTATCAAATTTTATATGCACAAAAATAA